In Deefgea piscis, the genomic window TAAACACCAATTGCTTGCTGCTCGGGTCGATTTTCATTTTATGATAATGCGCGATGATTTTTTCGCCCCACAAAAACGGGTCGCCCGAGTCGTGACGCACACCGTCAAACAGTTTGCAAAAATACAAATCAAAGTCACGTAAAAACGCATCGGTGCCGACAACGTCGGTGAGCGCAATGCCCAAATCGCCGCGATATTCTCGCACCCAATGCTCGAGCGCATTTTTTTGAAAATCACGCAATCGTGAACCAAAGCTTTGAAACGCTTGCAGGTATTCATGCGCCATTGTGCCAATTGGCGTAAGGCCAAAGCGTTTGGCGAGTAATACATTACTGGTGCCGCGCATTGCGCTGCTTTGGCTGGCGAGTGCTTGCACCACTTCGGCATGCCATTGCCGAGAAAACCGTCGCCGGGTGCCAAAATCAAAAAATACAAAAGGATTGGCCAGCGGCGCTTGCGCTGCAAATTGCTGCAAAGTATTGATTTTGGCCGCCAGATGGGCGCGGCCAGTTGCGAGTGCAGGCGCGAGCTCAAATTGGCGGAAATACACTTCATTGACAATCGACAGCACGTAGATCTCAAACAACATGCAATGCAGCATCGGCCCTTTTACGGTGATGCTCAATTGGCCTGGCTGTTGTGTTGATTCGCTGACGCAAATAAAGCGGCGCTGCAGCTGAAATAAACGCAAAAAATCGACAAAATCAGATTTGATAAAACGCAGTCCTGCCAAATACGCCAGCTCGTCTTCGCTAAAGCGCAGCGTACATAAATGATCAAGCTGAGCGTTAATTTCGGCTTGGCAAGCCGCGAGCGGCAGCGCGGTGCGATTGCGGCATTTAAACGCGTATTCAGACTGCGTTTGCGGTTGGCTATGCAAGATTTCTTGCATCATGGTGAATTTATATAAATCGGTGTCGAGTAAAGACTCAATCACAGGCACTAAAGTTGTCATGCAAAGATCGCTTTTAAGTTGGATCAATGATCGAGCGCCAGCGCCAAATGGCTGGCGGTTTGCATGCCACGGGCGCGCATCTCGGTGATAAAAGCTTGCCCTTGTTCGGCAAAACCCGCGACTGGGCTAGTGCAATCGGTGAGTAATAATAATTTATGCAGCTGCGCTTCGCCCAAGGCGCTGGCTAAATCGCGCACCGTGCTGGCCACACAATGCGATAGCGCTTGGCCGGCAATCAAAATTAAATCGGCCTTGGCTAGCTCGGCCAACCACGCGGTATCGGCAGGATTAACCGCATCATTCACATCGGGCACTTCGGCTTGCAGCGCCGAATAATGCTCGCTACGTGGATTGCTGCCTTTATGAATAAAGTGTAGCGGTCTGAGCGTTTGCCGTTGCCATGCATAGAGCGCGGCGAGTAAGTCGCTTTGCACCGCTTGCCCCCAGCTACCAATCAGGCAATGCTCGGGCCAAATCATCAACTGATAGCGTTGATTGCGGCTGAGCGCTTTTACATACGCCAAACTGTGCGCTTGCTGCGCCGGATCGCGCGCGCGCCACACGCCGCGTTCAACATCACTTTGGCTAATCACCGTAAACGGCGCAGGTAATTGGCCTGCGGCATCACACCACCAGCTCGGATGGGCAATATCCACCGGCAAATGCGAATCAAGCGTGATATGAATTTGGCTGAGCGCTGCGCCTTGCTGAGCCAAAAGCGCGCCAATGCGCTGCAAATCAGCGCTGGCGCCAGCGACGGGCAGCGCTGCGCCGGCTTGATCGCAAAAGTCATTTTGCGGGTCGATGATGATCAGTTGCACATTGCGCTCAGGCATCGGCGTTCCTTAAACAGAGTCCCCAGCAGGGTGGGCAAAGCTTTAATCGGCTTGGCAGCATACCTTGAACTCACGCCAAGCGCAGTAAACTAGGCACACTGCGCGATCTGGATCAAGGTTGGGGCGGGAATGGGAATGGGAATGGGAATGGGAATGGGGAGTAGGGATTCGTGCAGCTTTAGCTTGGCTTACTGACGGCGGCGGATTGATTCGGTTATATTGGGGCGTTTTGTGCTGATTTGGCTGCGAGCACATATGAGTGATTCACTTTGGGATAGTTATGCGTTTTATTCACACCTCCGACTGGCATTTAGGCCAAACCTTGCATCATTTTGAGCGTCGATTTGAGCATCAATGCTTTTTGGATTGGTTGCTGGCGACCTTGGTGACTGAGCAAGCGCAAACTTTACTGATTTCGGGCGATATTTTTGATAACGCCAATCCGTCAGCGGCAGCGCAAAAGCAGTTTTATCAATTTTTGCAGCAAGCTAAATCGCGCGTTCCGGCGCTCAATATTGTCATTATCGCTGGCAATCATGATTCACCCGGACGACTTGAAATGCCTGCGCCGTTTTTAGCCGAGATGGACGCCAGCGTAATTGGCTTTGTGCCGCGCGATGCGGATGGGCAAATCGACGTCAGCCGTTTAGTGATACCACTGAAAGACGCGCAAGGCGTGGCCGCTTGGTGTTTGGCGATTCCATTTTTACGCCCGGGGGATGTGCCGCGCGTTGCCGATTTAGCCGACGGGCTTGATCCGTATACCGCCGGCATCACTGCGCTCTATCAACAGACTTTGGCGTATGCGCTCAGCCAGCGCCAAGCGGGCCAGCCGATTATTGCCTTGGGGCATTGCCATATGGTGGGCGGTGAGGTTTCGCAAGACTCAGAGCGGCCGATTGTCATTGGCGGCAGCGAAGCGCTATCGGCCAAAATGTTTGACGCCAATATCGCCTACGCCGCTTTGGGGCATTTGCATTTGGCGCAGTTGGTGGGGCAAGAAGCGCATATTCGCTATTGCGGTAGCCCGATTCCGCTGTCGTTTGCCGAAGTAGCTTATCCGCATCAAGTGCTGCGCTTTGATACCGAGGGCGAAGCGGTGGTGGATATCACGCCTTTATTGGTGCCGCGCGCGGTGAATTTATTGCGCATCCCCAAAAAAGCCGCGCCAATGGCTGAGGTGTTGGCGGCTTTAGCAGCGCTGGAATTACCGGCTGATTTAGCGCCAGAGCAATTTCCGTTTTTAGAGGTGCGCATTGCGCTGGAGCAGCCCGAGCCCGGTTTGCGCGCGCAAATTGAAGCGGCCATTGAAGGCAAACCGGTGCGACTGGCCAAAATTGAAACCCGCTTTGCCAACAAAAATAGCACGGCGCTTGAAGATGAAACCTTGCCAGAATTAGCGCAATTGCAACCCGATGCCATTTTTAATCGCCTCTATCGCAGCAAATATGCCGCTGATGCGCCGCCCGAATTGATGGCGGCGTTGGCCGAATTAATGCTCAATGCAGGGGCGGATGAATAATGAAAATATTAGCAATACGCGGTAAAAACCTCGCCTCTTTAGCCGGTGAATTTGACGTTGATTTTGAGCAAGAGCCACTTAAATCTGCCGGTTTATTTGCCATTAGCGGCCCCACTGGCGCTGGCAAAAGTACCTTGCTCGATGCGCTGTGTATGGCGCTTTTTGAGAGCACGCCGCGTTTACTCAAAGCCGGTAGCGGTAAAACGCTGCCCGATGGCACGGACTTAATCACCCATCAAGACGCTGCCAATTTGCTGCGCCGTGGCTGTGCTGATGGTTATGCCGAGGTAGATTTTGTTGGCAACGATGGCGCGAGTTATCGCGCCCGCTGGAGTGTGCGCCGAGCGCGCGGCAGTATTAAAGGCAGCTTGCAAGCCAGTACGATGACGCTGCTGCAATTGCCGCACATGCAGCCCATTGGCGGCAAAAAAAACGAAGTTAAAGCCGAGATCATCCAGCGCATTGGTTTGAACTTTGAGCAATTCACCCGCGCGGTGTTGCTGGCGCAAAATGAGTTTTCGAGTTTTTTAAAAGCCGATGATAACGAGCGCGGCGAGCTACTGGAAACGCTCACCGGCAGCACCATTTATAGCCAACTCTCGCAAGGCGCTTTTGCCCGCGCCAAAGCTGAGTTGCAAGCGCTGCAGCGGATTAACGATAGACTTGCCGACCAAAAACCATTGAGCGCTGAAGCGCGTAGTGAGCTCGATCAGGCGGCGACTACGGCTGCGCAAGCTTTAACCACACTGGATACCACGGCGCAGTCATTCAATAACGCGCTGCGCTGGTACACCGAGGCCGACAAACTCACCCTTGGTGTGAACGCCGCGCAAGTTGCGGTCGATGAACAAAACGCCGCTCACAGCGCAGCGGCCTCACGCCGCGAAACGCTGCAACAACTCGATTTGGTGCAAGCAGCCCGCCCTTTATTGCTTGATGTGGATCGCATTGCCGCGAGTTTGGCGCAAACTAGCGCGGCTATCGCTGCAGGGCAGCAGCAATTAAGTACGGCCAATCAGACCAGTGAAACGGCCAATGCCGCTTTGGCGCAAGCGCAAACCCAGCAACTGGCTGCCGAACAAGCGCAAATCGCAGCGGCACCGCAACTGGATGCCGCTAAAAAGCTCGACACTAGCATCGACATTCGTCAGTCGGCGCAAGCGGTGCTGCACAGTGCGGTGGCGCAAGCCAATCAAGCCGCGCAGCAAACATTGGCGCAGCACGAACAAAAACAAATAGCGCTTGATGATGGGTATAGCAAGCTAGCTAATGCTGAGCAATGGCTGCATGCGCATACCCAGTATCAAGATTTAGCCCAGAATTGGGCGGTGTATGCGGTGCAACTGCAACAAGCCGCAGCGGCGCGCACCGCTGCCCAAGGTGCAGCCAGCCAATGCGCTCTATTGACGCAAGCGCACAGCACGCAAACGGCGCAGCTCAGCGCAGCTAACGCGCAATTGGCAACGGCGCAAATTGCGCTGCAGCAGGCCGAGCAGCAGCGGCAAGCGGCCACTGCCCAGCAGGCACAAATCGACATTGGCAGCTTGCCAGCGCAAAAAGCGCAATGGACGCAGCGGCGCGATGATTTAGCCAGTGCCCAGCAGCTTATGCAGCGCATCAGCGAGTACACGGCGCAGCTAGGCAAATACGCGCAGCAGCAACAAACGCAGCAAGCGGCGCAGGTGCAAACCGAGCAAAACTGGGCTGCATTAACGCAGCAGCAACCGCTGATTGCTGCCAGCTTGGCGCAAGCCGAGCGCTCGCTCAAATTGGCCGAAGCGGCGTGTAACACCAACGTTGAGTCGCTACGCGATGCGCTGCAAGACCATGCGCCTTGTCCTGTCTGCGGCGCGCTTGATCATCCTTACGTTAGTGCTAATCCGCAGTTGCAAGCGATGCTGGTCAGCTTGCAAGCCGAAGTCGCTACGCAGCGGCAGCAGCAACAACAGCAATTGAGCTTACACAGCCAATTGAGCGCCGAGCTCGCCAGCATCCAGCGCGCTTTGGCCGAAATCCGCCCCGAAATCACTCGCCTTACCACCGCGCGCGATACGCTGCTTTTGCAATGGCAAGCGCACCCTTTGCGGGCCGAAATCAGCCCGATTACTGAGACTGAGCAGCCCGCATGGTTTGCCGAGCAACACACAGCATTGCAAACGCAAGCGAATGCCATGGCAGCGCAAGAAGCCGCATGGCAACACGCGCAGCAGGCCAAAGACGCCGCGCAAGCAGCGCTAGAGCAAGCCCGCCTAGTAGAGCAAAGCCAGAAAGATGCTGTGCAACAATGCCAAAGCGCGTTGCAGCAGATCACCACGCAACGGGCTGCCGCGCAAATCGCCGAGCAAGAGCATGCCGCGCGTTGCGCCGCCAGTTTGGCGCAATTGGCTCCGGCTTTACAGTTTGACGCCGATTGGCAAAGCCGTTGGCAGGCCGATCCGCTGGCCGAGCAAGCCTACTGGCAACAGCAAGCACAGCAGTGGTTGGCGCAATACACCGCGCACGCCAGCGGCTTGCAAAGCACGGCCTTATTGGCGCAAACGGTGGCTGGACTGCTCGCCACCGCGCAACAAGCTAGCGCCGAGCAGCAGCGCTTGCAAGCGCAACTCAATGCCGAGCAAGCGGCGTTAAGCGCGTTGCAGGCTGAAAGACAGGCGCTGTTTGCCGGGCACAGCGTAGCGAGCGTTGAGGCGCAATTGGCGCAAGCCTTGCTCAGCGCCAAAGAGCAGCAAAGCCAAGCCCAGCTCGCTGCACAATCGGCTGCGCAGCAAGTCGTTCGTGAGCAAACCGCGTTAGCGCAAGCTCAAGCGCAACTGAGCCAATGGCAGCAGCAAGCGCATAGCGCACAGCAGCAACTCGATCAATGGCTAGCCGAGCAGGGGATTGAGCTGGCTGTGCTGCGGCAACGTTTGGCATTGGATGCCGCAGGCTTGGCCAGCGAGCGCGCTGCGCTATTGGCGCTCGATACAGCGCTATTACACGCGCAAACCGTATTGCAAGAGCGCCGTCTGCAACAGCAGCAACACCAAGCGCAACCGCCCGAGTTCGTCAATGTTGAGGACGCCGCAGCGCTGGCGCAATTGCAAGCGCAGGCCGCAACCATCAGCAGCGAGCAAGCCGCCGCGCAGAGCACAGCCGCGAGCTTACAATTACAGCTCGCCCAAGACGACGCCCGCCGCAGCGCCGCCGCCGATCTGCTGCTAGAAATCTCCGCGCAAGAAACCATCCAACGCCGCTGGGCGCAACTCGGTGATTTAATTGGTTCCAGCGATGGAAAAAAATTCCGTAATTACGCCCAGCAATACACGCTCGACGTGCTGCTCGGCTATAGCAATCGGCATTTGCAGCAACTCTCACGCCGCTACCGCTTGCAAAGGATTAACGACACGCTGGCGCTAATGGTGATCGATCAAGACATGGGCTTTGAGGCGCGCTCGGTGCATTCGCTCTCGGGCGGAGAATCATTCTTGGTCTCGCTGGCGCTGGCGCTAGGCTTAGCATCGCTGTCATCACAGCGCGTGCGCGTTGAGTCGCTCTTTATCGACGAAGGCTTTGGCAGCCTCGACGCCGACACGCTCAGTATCGCCATGGACGCCCTTGACGGCCTGCAAGCGCTAGGCCGAAAAGTCGGCGTGATCTCGCACGTGCAAGAAATGACCGAACGCATCGCCAGCAAAATCAGCGTACAAAAAACCGCCGGCGGGCGAAGCGTGATTAGCGTGATGGAAGGGCGTTGATGCTGGGGTATTGATTGATAGGCATTGATTATAATGCCCTGTAATTAAATACCCTAAGCGTAGGGCGGGCAGCCTTCTTGCGTAACCCGCCAATCTAGTATCTACAGTACTGATGGCGTGCAGCAATCTGCGGCGATAGGGGACTTGCGGGGAGTGCAGCAAGAATATGACAATGCTTTGTTTTTGTGAAAGGTTTGTAAGGACGTGGTGTAATATGCCGATGTGATTTTTTCTGGGCTGTACTGCTGCTTGGGCATGGTTTGCTGATGATTTGATTTTAGTTTTTTTGCACAAGAAGGGCTATCGGTTCAATTTTTGACTCTTGGAAATAAATAATGAAAAAAACAAACGGGATATTTTCTTGCGCCTTATTGGCTCTGTTGTCTGCTTGTGGTGGTGGCGGTGGTGATAGCGTGGCGATAACTACACCGACACCTACGGCGACGCCATTGGCGATCGCAACACCACAGCCTACTGTGGCACCCGTACTTGGTTCTTCGGCAGGCTTATGGACTGGTAAAACGAATGCCAATCGAACGGTGACAACGCTCGTACTCAGCGATGGTACTTTTTATAATATTTATTCGGCGGCAGGTAGCCCCGATTCGATTGCTGGTGTAGTGCAAGGTGGTAGTACTTCAAAAAATGGGGTATTCCAATCTAGCAATGCCAAAGATTTTAATCTTGAGGGGTCAGGGGTTCTGGCGGTGACGGTTTCTGCCAATTATGTGGATAAGAAAAACTTAAATGGTTCGATTAGCTATACCGATCCTCGTTATATGGGTTCTAGCTTCGTGAGTCAGTACGATGCTGATTTTGAGAATAAGCCAGTGTTGAGCCAAATTGTAAGCGGTTTCTCAGGCTGGGTTGCGACGTCTGCAGGTACTGAGAATGCCACGATGAATATTTCAGCTTCGGGTGTGATTAGTGGCCGCGGTACATCGGGTTGCACAATCACTGGAACGGTCATACCACGTCTTGATAGCAATGCTTATGACACGGCAATTAAATTTGGTAGCAGCCCTTGTGCATTTGCGAATCAAACATTCAAAGGGGTGAGCTATTTCAATGCAAAAAATAATCGCCTGTATGCGCTGACTCTGAACACTGCACGTGATGATGGCCTTATTTTTGTCGGTAATAAGTTTTAATTCTGACTTGCTGTGAGCTACTTGCAGCCCAGTACGGTATGGCGCGTGATCGCTAAAAATATTACGCACCATACCGCAGTCATGTAATCAACCATCGCACACCACGCTGAATCCCTAAGCCGATTGGCGTATTGCCACTTCGCGTCGAATACCCTCTACTGGGGTATTTAATTGCAAGGCTTTATTTGCAATGTGTATCGGTTAATACAGCATCAAAAAAATACTGACTAGCATGTGCAAACCTTTTGCACATGCTGCGATTGGGTATGTATTAAATTGCAGGGTCGTCTGCGAGGAGATCAATCACAATACATCCACGCTTTTGACCAATGGCACACGAGTTGAAACGGCGTTGAGGGCGATGAGGTGGATCATCTCGCTGACGGTGGTGCAGCAATCGGCCAGAATCGAGACGGTGTATTTTTCTGCTGCTTTCGAGATCGCGGTATGTGTCACGCAATTTTGCGTCATCATGCCGCAGACGAGTAGTTCGGTGACGCCAAGCTTCTGCAAAGTGGCTTCTAGATCGGTGTGGTGAAAACTATCGGCGTAGGCTTTGATGACCACTGGTGCATCTGGGGCTGCTGCGAGAATGCTTGGATGTATCTCTGCGCCAACACTGCCTTTGTTGAAGAAGGGGGCAATACCCAAGCTTGGGTCGGCAATGTGCTGAATATGAATGATGTGTGTGCCAACTGCTGTTGCCTTGGCGATGGCTTGCTCAATATTGAGCAAGGTTGCGTCGGTATTCCATAGCGGGAATGCGCCGCCAGGAAAGTAATCGTTTTGTAAATCAATCACTAATAATGCACGTTGTGTTGGCTGGGTCATCATGGGGCTCCGATCAAAGTGATAGAGCATTCATTATCGGTCGAGTGATCTCGTAAATACAGTGGCCTAATTGACAAAATACGCTAAGATTGGGCCAATACCTTGTCATGAATTGCTGCTATGCCCAACACTTCACGTCCCATCGTCGCCATCGTCGCGTTTGATCAAATTAGCCCGTTTCATTTGTCGGTACCTTGCGTGGTGTTTGGCGAAAATCATCCCGGCGCACCGCGTTTTGACTTGCGGGTTTGCGCCTTTGAAAAACTGCCCTTGCGCACCTCGGCGGGTTTTACCGTGGGTGATATGCACGATTTATCGGTTCTGGATCTCGCCGAGATGATTATTATCCCTAGTTGGCGTAATCCGGCAGAAAAACCACCGCAGGTTTTACTCGATGCGCTAAAAACGGCGGCAGATCGTGGTGCGCATTTGGTGGGTTTATGTTTGGGGGCTTATGTGTTGGCTGAGGCAGGGCTGCTTGACGGTCGACAAGCGACGACGCATTGGGCGTTTGCCGAAGACTTTGCCCAGCGCTTTCCTTCTGTAAAGCTCGATGCCGATGTGTTGTATCTCGATGATGGAAAAATCCATACTTCGGCGGGTACGGCCGCGGGACTTGATTGTTGTTTGCACTTGCTGCGTAGCCAATACGGCGTCAGTGCTGCGAACGCCGTTGCTCGTCGGCTGGTGGTGCCGCCGCACCGACAAGGCGGGCAAAGTCAGTACATCCAGCAACCGCTGCCTAGCACAGCGCGTGATTCGCGGCTGGCCGAGTTGATTACATGGGTTCGGCAGAATTTGGCACTTCCGCATACGCTCGATAGCCTCGCCGACAAAGCGCTGATGAGCCGCCGTACTTTCACTCGGCATTTTCGCCTATTGTGTGGGCTTACTGTGGGTAAGTGGCTGATTAATGAGCGGCTGGCGATGACGCAAGATTTATTGGAAAGCAGTGAATTAAATATCGAGCAAATCAGCGCACAAGTCGGCTTTGGTTCACCGGTATCAATGCGTCATCATTTCAAGCAAAATTTTGGTGTGTCGCCACAAGCATGGCGGCAAACATTCCGAGGTGATATAGCCCAAGAAGGCGAGTGATTTCACAATACCGCCGCGCGCAATGGCGGCGGTTTGCTTGCTCACTGCCGCGCTTAGGGGGTAATCGCTGAATGCTTGTGCTGCATGCCGATGCCTCGCTCGAAGCGGTACGGTCTTGATCGTTTTGTTTAGTCATCAGCCCGCGCTGTGGTGGCTTGGACTTGGGTATCATGGTTGGGAGCGACGCGGTGAGGTTTGGCTTGCTGCGTTGGTGGGTGATTTGGAGAAGATGATGGAAAAATTTGCTGAGATTCAAGCCCGCGCGATGGCGCGCAAAGGTGGGGCGCAGGCTTTGCAGGATTTGTTGCCCAAGGTGGCGAGCGAGGCGCAGTTTTTGGCGCTGCCAGATGATCGGGTGTTGGCGATGATGTGCCGCACGATTAACCAAGCGGGTTTTAATTGGGCGGTGATCAATAACAAATGGCCGCAGTTTGAGGCGGCTTTTTTTGGTTTTGATGTCGATCGTTTGGCGATGCTGTCTGCCGAGCAATGGGAGGCGTATTGCAATGATCCTCGCGTGGTGCGGCATTGGCCGCGGATTAAGGCCTTGATGGAAAATGTCAGCTTTGTGCGGGCGTATAGCCATGAATACGGCAGTTTTGCGCGGTTTTTAAATACTTTTCCAGCGTCGAGGCAGATCGACTTGATGGCGGTGTTAAAAAAACGCGGCAGCCGCTTGGGGGGTAATACCGGGCAATGGTTTTTGCGCTATGTCGGCAAAGATGGTTTTGTATTAAGCCAAGATGTGGTGCTGGCGTTACAACAGGCGGGTTTGGATATTCCGGCTCAGCCGAGCTCAAAGCGCGATTTAGAGCGGATTCAGCTGGCGTTTAATACTTGGGCGGATGAGACCGGTTTGAGTTACACCCATCTGGGCAAAATTGCGGCTTATTCGGTGGGTAATAATTACGCGCCGCAGCAGATCGATCACAGCGTGAGTAAGTTTAATGCGATGATCGATTGAGTGGCGACAGTGGCTTGGCCGCTTGCCGCGTTGAGGCTGTTGATTGAAGGAAACGACGAATGAAAAAATACCAACGCTTAGGTGCATGCCTATTGCTGGCGAGCTTAGTGGCCTGCTCTTTTGGGCAGCAAGATCGTTGTCTTGCTCAAGGTGGCACTGCGGCGGGCAAGCAATGCCAATATGCTGGCGCGCCTGTTGTAAGTAGCACCGTCAATAGCACATCGCAAGCGAGTGCCGTGCAAGCGCGTTCGGTGCTAAAGGTTGTGGGCGCGGATCGGGATGCACACGGCTGTATTGCTTCGGCAGGGTATCAATGGTCGGCGATGTTGGGTGAATGTATTCGCCTGTTTGAGCGCGGGATTCGCTTTGAGCGTTATGACGCCAAGTCGAGCGAGCCGCAGTCTATTTTTGTGGTGTTGTCCCCTGATCGGCAGCAAGCCGAAATCTTTTTTGCCACAAGTGATAAGCCGGCAATCCTGAACGCCCAAAAGGTGCTTGAGGGCGATATCATGCCGACCTTGTATGAAAACAAGACTGAAGGGCTGAGTATTTTGCGCGCCAAAGATCAGTTTTATATTCGTTACCAAGGCCAGCTCATTTATACCGCCAATAGTTTAAATCCTGCTCGCTAGTGCTAATTGCTTGGCGTTATTGGGTTTGGTTTGCTTAGCGGAGTTGCTGCGGTTTGTCAGTAGTTTGGCTTGTTTCTTACATTTAATTAATGATTTGTTTACTCCTTGTTAGTGATTGGCTTTCTGCAGATAAAAAATAGTAAATTGTTGTGGTTTATTTCAAATAAAAGACGTTTTTACCGCTAGACTGTCGACCCCCTTCGAATTTAAGGCGGCTGTATGCTGCGCTTGAGGGGGTGTCACTTTGAGAGAGGAATGGAATGAATCATTTGCTGCGCTATATAAAGCATGGAAGTTTAGTGGGCCAGATTATGCTGGGTCTGGCGGCAGGTATTTTATTGACCTTGATTGCGCCCGACGCGGCAAAATCGGTGGGTTTGCTAGGTAATTTATTTATCAGTGCGCTAAAAGCAGTAGCACCGATTTTGGTGTTTGTGTTGGTGGCGGCATCGATTGCTAATCATAAACAAGGCCAGCCTACGCATATTCGACCGATTTTAGTACTGTATTTATTGGGTACGTTTTCGGCGGCTTTGGTTGCGGTGATGATGAGTTTTGCTTTTCCAACTGCGCTTACCTTGGTGGCGAAAACCGGCGAATTAGCCCCGCCCGGTGGCATTGGTGAAGTCATCAAAAGCTTGATGTTTAATGTGGTAGACAATCCAATTAATGCCTTATTAAAAGCTAATTTTATTGGTATTTTGGCGTGGGCGATTGCGCTGGGGATTGCGTTAAGACATGCTTCTGAAAGCACTAAATTGGTGGTGCACGATTTAAGCTATGGCATTACGTTTATTGTGCGTTTGATTATTCGCTTTGCGCCCTTGGGTATTTTTGGTTTAGTTGCCGCCACGTTGGCCGAAACCGGTTTGAGTACGCTTTGGAGCTATGCGCAATTGTTGGCGGTGCTATTGGGCAGTATGTTGCTGGTGGCTTTGGTGCTCAATCCTTTGATTGTGTTTTGGAAAATCCGCAAAAACCCATTCCCTTTGGTGTTTACTTGCTTACGCGAAAGCGGGATTACGGCGTTTTTTACCCGTAGTTCAGCTGCGAATATTCCAGTGAATATGGCCTTGTGTGAAAAGCT contains:
- a CDS encoding DNA-3-methyladenine glycosylase I; translated protein: MIVLFSHQPALWWLGLGYHGWERRGEVWLAALVGDLEKMMEKFAEIQARAMARKGGAQALQDLLPKVASEAQFLALPDDRVLAMMCRTINQAGFNWAVINNKWPQFEAAFFGFDVDRLAMLSAEQWEAYCNDPRVVRHWPRIKALMENVSFVRAYSHEYGSFARFLNTFPASRQIDLMAVLKKRGSRLGGNTGQWFLRYVGKDGFVLSQDVVLALQQAGLDIPAQPSSKRDLERIQLAFNTWADETGLSYTHLGKIAAYSVGNNYAPQQIDHSVSKFNAMID
- a CDS encoding exonuclease SbcCD subunit D C-terminal domain-containing protein, with the protein product MRFIHTSDWHLGQTLHHFERRFEHQCFLDWLLATLVTEQAQTLLISGDIFDNANPSAAAQKQFYQFLQQAKSRVPALNIVIIAGNHDSPGRLEMPAPFLAEMDASVIGFVPRDADGQIDVSRLVIPLKDAQGVAAWCLAIPFLRPGDVPRVADLADGLDPYTAGITALYQQTLAYALSQRQAGQPIIALGHCHMVGGEVSQDSERPIVIGGSEALSAKMFDANIAYAALGHLHLAQLVGQEAHIRYCGSPIPLSFAEVAYPHQVLRFDTEGEAVVDITPLLVPRAVNLLRIPKKAAPMAEVLAALAALELPADLAPEQFPFLEVRIALEQPEPGLRAQIEAAIEGKPVRLAKIETRFANKNSTALEDETLPELAQLQPDAIFNRLYRSKYAADAPPELMAALAELMLNAGADE
- a CDS encoding helix-turn-helix domain-containing protein, coding for MPNTSRPIVAIVAFDQISPFHLSVPCVVFGENHPGAPRFDLRVCAFEKLPLRTSAGFTVGDMHDLSVLDLAEMIIIPSWRNPAEKPPQVLLDALKTAADRGAHLVGLCLGAYVLAEAGLLDGRQATTHWAFAEDFAQRFPSVKLDADVLYLDDGKIHTSAGTAAGLDCCLHLLRSQYGVSAANAVARRLVVPPHRQGGQSQYIQQPLPSTARDSRLAELITWVRQNLALPHTLDSLADKALMSRRTFTRHFRLLCGLTVGKWLINERLAMTQDLLESSELNIEQISAQVGFGSPVSMRHHFKQNFGVSPQAWRQTFRGDIAQEGE
- the pncB gene encoding nicotinate phosphoribosyltransferase; this translates as MTTLVPVIESLLDTDLYKFTMMQEILHSQPQTQSEYAFKCRNRTALPLAACQAEINAQLDHLCTLRFSEDELAYLAGLRFIKSDFVDFLRLFQLQRRFICVSESTQQPGQLSITVKGPMLHCMLFEIYVLSIVNEVYFRQFELAPALATGRAHLAAKINTLQQFAAQAPLANPFVFFDFGTRRRFSRQWHAEVVQALASQSSAMRGTSNVLLAKRFGLTPIGTMAHEYLQAFQSFGSRLRDFQKNALEHWVREYRGDLGIALTDVVGTDAFLRDFDLYFCKLFDGVRHDSGDPFLWGEKIIAHYHKMKIDPSSKQLVFSDGLNIDKAIALYQHFAPRSRVGFGIGTDLSNDCGLEPLQIVMKLVYCNGQPVAKVSDTPGKGMCEDVNFLNYLCDVFKIK
- a CDS encoding AAA family ATPase translates to MKILAIRGKNLASLAGEFDVDFEQEPLKSAGLFAISGPTGAGKSTLLDALCMALFESTPRLLKAGSGKTLPDGTDLITHQDAANLLRRGCADGYAEVDFVGNDGASYRARWSVRRARGSIKGSLQASTMTLLQLPHMQPIGGKKNEVKAEIIQRIGLNFEQFTRAVLLAQNEFSSFLKADDNERGELLETLTGSTIYSQLSQGAFARAKAELQALQRINDRLADQKPLSAEARSELDQAATTAAQALTTLDTTAQSFNNALRWYTEADKLTLGVNAAQVAVDEQNAAHSAAASRRETLQQLDLVQAARPLLLDVDRIAASLAQTSAAIAAGQQQLSTANQTSETANAALAQAQTQQLAAEQAQIAAAPQLDAAKKLDTSIDIRQSAQAVLHSAVAQANQAAQQTLAQHEQKQIALDDGYSKLANAEQWLHAHTQYQDLAQNWAVYAVQLQQAAAARTAAQGAASQCALLTQAHSTQTAQLSAANAQLATAQIALQQAEQQRQAATAQQAQIDIGSLPAQKAQWTQRRDDLASAQQLMQRISEYTAQLGKYAQQQQTQQAAQVQTEQNWAALTQQQPLIAASLAQAERSLKLAEAACNTNVESLRDALQDHAPCPVCGALDHPYVSANPQLQAMLVSLQAEVATQRQQQQQQLSLHSQLSAELASIQRALAEIRPEITRLTTARDTLLLQWQAHPLRAEISPITETEQPAWFAEQHTALQTQANAMAAQEAAWQHAQQAKDAAQAALEQARLVEQSQKDAVQQCQSALQQITTQRAAAQIAEQEHAARCAASLAQLAPALQFDADWQSRWQADPLAEQAYWQQQAQQWLAQYTAHASGLQSTALLAQTVAGLLATAQQASAEQQRLQAQLNAEQAALSALQAERQALFAGHSVASVEAQLAQALLSAKEQQSQAQLAAQSAAQQVVREQTALAQAQAQLSQWQQQAHSAQQQLDQWLAEQGIELAVLRQRLALDAAGLASERAALLALDTALLHAQTVLQERRLQQQQHQAQPPEFVNVEDAAALAQLQAQAATISSEQAAAQSTAASLQLQLAQDDARRSAAADLLLEISAQETIQRRWAQLGDLIGSSDGKKFRNYAQQYTLDVLLGYSNRHLQQLSRRYRLQRINDTLALMVIDQDMGFEARSVHSLSGGESFLVSLALALGLASLSSQRVRVESLFIDEGFGSLDADTLSIAMDALDGLQALGRKVGVISHVQEMTERIASKISVQKTAGGRSVISVMEGR
- a CDS encoding cysteine hydrolase family protein produces the protein MMTQPTQRALLVIDLQNDYFPGGAFPLWNTDATLLNIEQAIAKATAVGTHIIHIQHIADPSLGIAPFFNKGSVGAEIHPSILAAAPDAPVVIKAYADSFHHTDLEATLQKLGVTELLVCGMMTQNCVTHTAISKAAEKYTVSILADCCTTVSEMIHLIALNAVSTRVPLVKSVDVL